Proteins encoded by one window of Salvia splendens isolate huo1 chromosome 14, SspV2, whole genome shotgun sequence:
- the LOC121765093 gene encoding isochorismate synthase, chloroplastic-like, translating into MFDRGMYAGPVGWFGGAESEFAVGIRSALVGKDSGAILYAGTGIVEGSDSSLEWKELELKTSQFTKLMKHEAPLVPMREIVEL; encoded by the exons ATGTTTGATCGTGGAATGTATGCTGGCCCTGTTGGATGGTTTGGTGGTGCAGAGAGTGAGTTTGCTGTGGGAATAAGGTCAGCACTGGTTGGAAAG GATTCTGGCGCGATACTCTATGCTGGAACCGGGATCGTAGAAGGAAGCGATTCTTCCCTAGAATGGAAAGAACTGGAGCTGAAGACTTCACAG TTCACCAAACTGATGAAACACGAGGCACCTCTAGTGCCAATGAGGGAGATAGTCGAACTCTAA